Proteins found in one Aspergillus chevalieri M1 DNA, chromosome 2, nearly complete sequence genomic segment:
- a CDS encoding aminoglycoside phosphotransferase family protein (COG:S;~EggNog:ENOG410PXC4;~InterPro:IPR000719,IPR011009,IPR002575;~PFAM:PF01636;~go_function: GO:0004672 - protein kinase activity [Evidence IEA];~go_function: GO:0005524 - ATP binding [Evidence IEA];~go_process: GO:0006468 - protein phosphorylation [Evidence IEA]), translated as MSRETTSEAIRLPTVAEIEAATELISTPDTSAKVVRVNEHFAVKMGHGVPLIEAENMKFLAANSKVPVPKVHAAFRDPDTNKTYIIMEYLPGDTLQKLLPSLNPVEKATISNLIKDAITELRSIPPPDYFGMLNRQPYLDGVFWTEGLNPKISGPFANQGDMNLAILEKLRQTESDQYIQLLRNMVNRTLNSHRNVFTHGDLQPKNIMVERLGYRDGSPEYRITLLDWESAGWYPEFWDFCNATIACRFKPDWLEFVPDILDQYPVEFLMMQVVYSSVFY; from the coding sequence ATGTCAAGAGAGACGACTTCTGAGGCTATTCGCCTACCAACTGTCGCTGAGATCGAGGCCGCGACGGAACTCATAAGCACGCCTGACACATCCGCCAAAGTTGTCCGGGTGAACGAGCATTTCGCAGTGAAAATGGGCCACGGTGTACCCCTCATCGAGGCTGAAAACATGAAGTTTCTCGCAGCAAACAGCAAAGTTCCAGTCCCAAAAGTCCACGCAGCCTTCAGGGACCCCGACACCAACAAGACTTATATTATCATGGAATATCTCCCTGGTGATACCCTTCAAAAATTATTGCCATCCCTTAACCCGGTTGAAAAAGCTACGATAAGCAACTTGATTAAAGACGCAATTACGGAGCTACGAAgtataccaccaccagatTACTTCGGGATGTTGAATCGCCAGCCTTATCTTGATGGGGTATTTTGGACTGAAGGTCTAAATCCTAAAATTTCTGGTCCTTTCGCAAATCAGGGAGACATGAATCTTGCCATCCTCGAGAAACTTCGCCAGACAGAATCAGACCAGTACATTCAACTGTTGCGGAATATGGTTAATCGGACTCTGAACAGCCACCGCAATGTTTTCACCCACGGTGACCTTCAGCCGAAGAATATTATGGTTGAAAGGCTCGGATATCGCGACGGAAGCCCAGAATATAGGATCACTCTACTGGACTGGGAAAGTGCTGGATGGTATCCGGAGTTCTGGGATTTCTGCAATGCTACAATCGCCTGTAGATTCAAACCCGACTGGCTTGAATTTGTGCCTGATATACTGGACCAATACCCAGTGGAATTTCTCATGATGCAGGTGGTGTATTCTTCTGTGTTCTACTAG
- a CDS encoding TauD/TfdA dioxygenase family protein (COG:I;~EggNog:ENOG410PMD3;~InterPro:IPR042098,IPR003819;~PFAM:PF02668;~go_function: GO:0016491 - oxidoreductase activity [Evidence IEA];~go_process: GO:0055114 - oxidation-reduction process [Evidence IEA]) encodes MLMLRLQGNNLFHVDSSFNPRRAGYSLLLAHELPPPGTGGATAFTDTRTAFDDLDSETKQDLLAHNYIAAHSILHSKRLAAPEFFANIDPAGYPMGRHYLVQRHEPSGRINLYLAAHIHHIEGLEAEESKSLFEKLFKHATQVKYVVEIEWQQPGDLIIWDNTCTMHRAVGGSFAKKYRRDMRRATVHDRSSQAWGLNEHSNAAEKGYFGGRFRSPANPRLGIR; translated from the exons ATGCTGATGCTACGTCTACAGGGAAACAACCTCTTCCACGTAGACTCGAGCTTCAACCCCCGCCGCGCAGGCTACTCCCTCCTCCTCGCGCACGAGCTCCCCCCACCAGGAACAGGCGGCGCAACAGCCTTCACAGACACACGGACTGCGTTCGACGATCTCGACTCCGAGACCAAGCAGGACTTGCTGGCTCACAATTACATCGCCGCACACTCCATCCTGCACTCCAAGAGACTTGCAGCCCCGGAGTTTTTCGCCAACATTGATCCCGCAGGTTACCCCATGGGCCGCCACTATCTCGTCCAGCGCCATGAGCCGTCTGGTAGAATCAATTTGTATCTGGCAGCGCATATCCACCATATCGAGGGTCTTGAGGCCGAAGAGTCAAAGAGTCTGTTTGAGAAGTTGTTTAAGCATGCTACGCAGGTAAAGTACGTGGTTGAGATTGAGTGGCAGCAGCCGGGTGATTTGATTATTTGGGATAATACCTGCACAATGCATAGGGCTGTTGGCGGAAGCTTTGCGAAGAAGTATCGCAGGGATATGAGACGGGCGACGGTGCATGATCGGAGTAGTCAGGCGTGGGGGTTGAATGAGCACTCTAAT GCGGCCGAAAAGGGCTACTTCGGTGGCCGTTTTAGGAGTCCTGCTAACCCCCGTCTTGGCATCAGGTGA
- a CDS encoding TauD/TfdA dioxygenase family protein (COG:I;~EggNog:ENOG410PMD3;~InterPro:IPR042098,IPR003819;~go_function: GO:0016491 - oxidoreductase activity [Evidence IEA];~go_process: GO:0055114 - oxidation-reduction process [Evidence IEA]) yields MTQTADISLIELRPGFAAEITGVDFANGVTEDASCFLRDAVTKYGVVVIRSTNLTDDTHVELARTFGELDDVTPYIAAGRKNRLKYDELFDVSNVEADGSIVDSEGPKGQANKVTLPFLHIRF; encoded by the exons ATGACCCAAACCGCCGACATCAGCCTCATCGAACTGCGTCCCGGGTTTGCTGCTGAGATCACAGGCGTTGATTTCGCCAATGGCGTTACGGAAGACGCATCTTGTTTTCTCCGGGATGCAGTTACCAAG TACGGCGTGGTTGTCATCCGTAGCACCAACCTGACCGACGACACACATGTTGAGCTAGCCCGCACCTTCGGCGAACTAGACGACGTGACGCCCTACATCGCCGCTGGACGGAAGAACCGGTTGAAGTACGATGAGCTCTTTGATGTTAGTAACGTCGAGGCGGATGGGAGTATCGTCGATTCGGAGGGTCCGAAAGGACAGGCTAACAAAGTAACTCTCCCCTTCCTTCACATTCGGTTCTAA
- a CDS encoding serine/threonine-protein kinase (COG:T;~EggNog:ENOG410QD8C;~InterPro:IPR000719,IPR011009,IPR008271;~PFAM:PF07714,PF00069;~go_function: GO:0004672 - protein kinase activity [Evidence IEA];~go_function: GO:0005524 - ATP binding [Evidence IEA];~go_process: GO:0006468 - protein phosphorylation [Evidence IEA]) codes for MGTTRTTHNHYLDGEPSPLSSPIQCSISTSPGSDPYGAGLDERRSLPDYDPLPRSPLLENEHGMGPSGLDRIRQQFPSRVMTLPNISASSLVPSNSTSQHRSPSPRSSSTSRAHSARAMSFESSATLENLHRFPCESLHSFSFAQQPEELLHTRQNILKRSIDFMRGRFGRSVSGAQTGTCRDTDGQSLGPMTGPADMCGNIFEKAFTDYGNSPEATQSHSANHQMTPEVSHSLSPLPKDPVPHQKRDPKADEPLSRHVKRTYTDGSSAGPQSKLIETLAQSTTDPMSASVGSSTLGLGFPVPALHTHSSKWNPTSQAVFRTEAQAPWTILAANDLSCLVFGVTQAELRKLSILEVVQKDRRQWLESKLRDPSTDAAANLRSSSPTSSDRTRISQVNSKFVGSGNGSTAKLFSKPPSSRGVRRSQTDNGFGSSTRIPRETYHPATKSRGVLLCGDVVPIRKRNGTQGSASIWVMEKRGGLIWVLEEITENTAYVDCDSSWNVTTAQGDTEKIWGPEVVKPGKRITELLPRLPQECLQAATDQAMTKISELKYFAARNAAGFCSPVTVDKTDNSAQRRLRISSFPHVAGMMVLSASTLKVISSNSVFSAALFGQERPEGLHVTDLLPGFDRLLDVLNEEDDGPLMDGMVIPEQSLRSARTLAALRDEKTNVASVFLEPAGLTATHRDGSTMAVDVQLRVVKSETIFSKDDQEKKVNQHDGGDDSDAESDDTVAATELLYALWVTYSRQVHSTGPASNLRPSKEPSRNTTPVVVPGPTAATTTQPEPSGTSEKTSVETQLPPSTLSQQLHEAASEPLNDKPVQPMPEMKSNVSATKDIPEKRSIADYMILEEMGQGAYGEVKLTCLKKNPSKRVVLKYVTKKRILVDTWTRDRKLGTVPLEIHVLDFLRRDGLRHPNIVEMEGFFEDDINYYIEMKPHGLPGMDLFDYIELKANMDETECRNIFRQVVDAIHHLHIKARVVHRDIKDENVILDGEGRIKLIDFGSAAYIKNGPFDVFVGTIDYAAPEVLQGKSYGGKEQDVWALGILLYTIVYKENPFYNIDEILDHPLRIPYLPFSEDCIDLIRKMLDRDVDNRYTITEVMEHPWMATD; via the exons ATGGGGACTACACGGACTACACACAATCACTATTTGGATG GCGAACCAAGTCCCCTGTCCTCTCCGATACAATGCTCTATCTCAACATCTCCGGGGTCTGACCCTTACGGGGCAGGACTCGATGAGAGACGTTCCCTGCCTGATTATGACCCTCTCCCAAG ATCTCCTTTACTGGAGAATGAACATGGAATGGGCCCGTCTGGGTTGGATCGGATACGACAACAATTTCCCTCGCGAGTAATGACCCTTCCGAACATATCGGCTTCGTCGCTAGTTCCTTCGAATTCGACTTCACAACATCGTTCGCCGTCTCCACGGTCTAGCTCCACGTCGAGAGCCCACTCCGCTCGTGCAATGTCTTTCGAAAGTTCGGCCACGTTGGAGAATCTCCATCGGTTTCCGTGCGAGTCGCTACACTCGTTCTCCTTTGCACAGCAACCGGAGGAGCTTCTCCATACCCGTCAGAATATCCTGAAACGGTCGATCGATTTTATGCGCGGCCGCTTTGGCAGGTCCGTTAGCGGCGCGCAGACTGGCACATGCAGGGATACAGATGGACAAT CTCTTGGCCCGATGACCGGACCCGCGGACATGTGCGGCAACATATTCGAGAAAGCTTTTACGGACTATGGAAATTCCCCGGAAGCGACTCAAAGCCATTCAGCAAATCATCAGATGACTCCCGAGGTGAGCCATTCGTTGAGTCCGCTGCCGAAGGACCCTGTACCGCACCAAAAGAGGGACCCAAAGGCCGACGAGCCCTTGTCCAGGCACGTAAAACGTACATACACGGATGGTAGCTCTGCTGGTCCCCAGAGCAAGCTGATTGAAACTTTAGCCCAATCCACCACGGATCCTATGTCAGCGTCCGTCGGCTCCTCGACTCTTGGTTTGGGATTTCCAGTTCCGGCGTTGCACACCCACAGCAGCAAATGGAACCCAACCTCCCAGGCTGTCTTCCGGACAGAGGCGCAGGCGCCATGGACTATATTGGCTGCTAATGATCTCTCGTGTCTTGTATTCGGTGTCACTCAAGCGGAACTCCGCAAGCTAAGTATACTAGAAGTCGTACAAAAAGATCGGCGGCAGTGGCTTGAGTCGAAGTTGCGAGACCCCAGCACTGACGCTGCAGCAAATCTtcgttcttcttccccaACCTCGTCCGATAGGACTCGTATCAGCCAGGTAAACTCCAAGTTTGTGGGATCTGGTAATGGCTCAACTGCCAAGCTGTTCAGTAAACCACCATCCTCAAGAGGCGTAAGGAGATCTCAGACGGACAACGGATTTGGCTCGAGTACCCGCATCCCCAGGGAAACATATCATCCAGCGACGAAATCCCGCGGTGTTTTGCTTTGCGGCGATGTGGTTCCTATCCGGAAACGCAATGGTACTCAAGGCTCAGCCAGCATCTGGGTCATGGAGAAGCGCGGAGGCTTGATATGGGTCCTGGAGGAAATTACGGAGAACACCGCTTATGTGGATTGCGATTCTTCATGGAACGTCACAACTGCCCAAGGGGATACGGAGAAGATCTGGGGTCCTGAAGTGGTCAAACCCGGCAAACGGATCACAGAGCTTCTTCCGCGCCTTCCGCAGGAATGCCTCCAGGCTGCGACCGACCAGGCCATGACCAAGATTTCCGAGTTGAAGTACTTTGCTGCCCGCAATGCCGCCGGGTTCTGTAGTCCTGTGACTGTTGACAAGACGGACAACAGCGCACAGCGTCGTCTCCGGATATCTAGTTTCCCGCATGTTGCTGGTATGATGGTGCTTTCTGCGTCAACACTGAAGGTGATCAGTTCGAATTCGGTCTTCTCGGCTGCCTTGTTTGGTCAGGAACGTCCAGAAGGACTGCATGTCACCGATCTGCTTCCGGGGTTCGACCGCCTCTTGGATGTACTCAATGAAGAGGATGACGGGCCGTTGATGGATGGCATGGTGATTCCTGAACAGAGTCTCCGCAGCGCGAGGACACTCGCTGCTTTACGAGATGAGAAGACCAATGTGGCCTCGGTATTCCTCGAGCCGGCTGGGCTCACTGCGACTCATCGCGACGGCTCGACTATGGCAGTGGACGTGCAGTTACGAGTCGTGAAGAGCGAGACGATCTTCTCCAAGGATGatcaagaaaagaaggtCAATCAACATGACGGTGGTGATGATTCGGATGCTGAGAGTGATGACACGGTCGCTGCGACTGAACTTCTTTATGCGTTATGGGTGACCTACTCGAGGCAGGTCCATTCGACTGGTCCAGCGTCGAATTTGCGACCGTCCAAAGAGCCATCTCGCAATACTACGCCTGTAGTTGTGCCGGGGCCTACTGCGGCGACGACTACTCAGCCTGAGCCCTCGGGTACCAGTGAAAAGACATCGGTAGAGACGCAATTACCGCCGTCAACGCTTAGCCAACAGCTGCATGAGGCTGCATCTGAACCGCTGAATGACAAGCCTGTCCAACCCATGCCTGAAATGAAGTCGAATGTCTCTGCTACGAAGGATATTCCCGAGAAGAGATCAATTGCCGACTATATGATTCTCGAGGAAATGGGCCAGGGTGCCTATGGAGAAGTCAAGCTCACGTGCCTGAAGAAGAACCCGTCGAAGCGAGTTGTTTTGAAATACGTTACCAAGAAGCGGATTCTTGTCGACACATGGACACGAGACCGGAAGCTGGGTACGGTCCCACTGGAAATTCATGTTTTGGATTTCCTCCGCCGCGACGGTCTTCGACACCCCAACATTGTGGAGATGGAGGGATTCTTCGAGGACGACATCAACTATTACATCGAGATGAAGCCGCACGGTCTGCCTGGAATGGATCTATTCGACTATATTGAGCTCAAGGCCAATATGGACGAGACGGAATGCCGCAACATTTTCCGACAGGTAGTGGATGCTattcatcatctgcatatcAAGGCGCGCGTGGTGCACCGGGATATCAAGGATGAAAACGTGATCCTTGACGGCGAAGGAAGAATCAAACTGATTGATTTCGGAAGTGCTGCGTACATCAAAAACGGGCCTTTCGATGTTTTCGTGGGGACCATCGACTACGCAGCTCCCGAAGTCTTGCAGGGCAAATCTTACGGAGGAAAAGAACAGGATGTGTGGGCACTTGGTATCCTTCTGTATACCATTGTATACAAGGAGAATCCATTTTACAATATCGACGAGATTCTGGACCACCCGCTTCGGATTCCTTATCTACCTTTCTCGGAGGATTGTATCGATCTGATTCGGAAGATGCTCGATCGCGATGTCGACAATCGGTATACCATTACCGAGGTTATGGAGCATCCATGGATGGCCACCGATTGA
- a CDS encoding GTPase-activating protein GYP6 (COG:U;~EggNog:ENOG410PH7C;~InterPro:IPR035969,IPR000195;~PFAM:PF00566): protein MRSIDDTRKRWSALFCDNDTTFDLRNALKSEQENICSDGLRSICWKAFLLFDDLGRTQWLPKIYETRSAYSALREHFLKYIEHPDDLQSTTDPLADDEESPWQTLRRDEQMRADVSQDVDRCLQENFFFREPTTKSKMTDILFIYAKLNPDLGYRQGMHELLALILWVVDRDAVERAPLEERTGSADKDDDLMVNLLDASYVEHDSFTLFCSVMQTARVYYEHGEQRSSSGTMDVIPIVNRCQYIHQELLMTADFELADHLQALEILPQIFLTRWMRLLFGREFPFEDVLVVWDHLFAEGLRPEIVDFVCVAMLLRIRWQLLAVDSSTALTLLLRYPSPHPYAPQSFVYDAIYLDQNPTTERGKFIISKYSGKPPEASRRLGARPVPNRRAQLLGDWKDMNETNAFSKSPRSSSRGLETIFQDVSEGIQRRTESWGVAKAVRGAVNEARKNMQSIQSEGYPRMRYGDSSSFSARNSASWSQKPETAELRERIDHLEERNRILAKSLSQSLNDLRSQMMNMNVGKVDPQATAAMKRTLTRVQSVQTCLEDPSAFLQSTTDMEAKEPRKQKTEQSSTAFGSTEQSSRSSSSTSDRSSRPGPRKPGGPTSMPLRQSPRPSLANSEFSWMLGGHGNRNLSGFVSSASEPPEQARQQNQTLFGTDEEKTKRSPAEPDGLAMRSLSGPESLE from the exons ATGAGGTCTATTGACGATACGAG AAAGAGATGGTCAGCTCTGTTTTGCGACAATGACACCACCTTCGATCTCCGAAATGCCCTGAAGTCAGAACAAGAGAACATATGCAGTGATGGACTGAGATCGATTTGTTGGAAG GCATTCTTGCTCTTCGACGACCTCGGCCGCACGCAATGGCTACCCAAGATATACGAGACCCGAAGCGCCTATTCCGCATTACGAGAACACTTCCTAAAGTACATCGAGCATCCAGATGACTTACAATCGACCACCGATCCGCTGGcggatgacgaggag TCGCCCTGGCAGACACTGCGACGCGATGAACAGATGAGGGCGGATGTATCGCAAGATGTGGATAGGTGCTTGCAGGAGAATTTCTTCTTTCGGGAACCCACGACCAAGTCGAAGATGACTGATATACTGTTTATCTACGCCAAACTTAACCCGGATCTAGGATATCGGCAGGGTATGCACGAATTGCTAGCGCTTATACTGTGGGTTGTGGATCGGGATGCGGTTGAGCGAGCTCCGTTGGAGGAGAGGACTGGATCTGCGGATAAGGATGACGATTTGATGGTGAATCTGTTGGATGCTTCTTACGTGGAGCATGATTCTTTTACGTTGTTTTGCTCGGTCATGCAGACTGCGCGAGTGTACTACGAACATGGTGAGCAGAGGTCGTCGAGTGGTACAATGGACGTCATTCCTATTGTCAACAGATGTCAGTATATCCACCAGGAGCTGTTAATGACCGCAGACTTCGAGTTAGCGGATCATTTGCAGGCGCTTGAGATTCTACCCCAGATTTTTTTGAC TCGCTGGATGCGTCTACTATTTGGCCGCGAATTTCCGTTTGAAGATGTGCTCGTGGTGTGGGATCATCTCTTTGCCGAGGGGTTACGCCCGGAAATCGTCGACTTTGTCTGTGTCGCAATGCTTCTACGAATCAGATGGCAAT TATTGGCTGTGGATAGTTCGACTGCTCTGACCCTTTTGCTCCGCTATCCGTCCCCTCATCCATATGCGCCCCAGAGCTTCGTGTACGACGCGATATATCTAGACCAAAACCCCACGACAGAGAGGGGTAAATTTATTATCTCGAAATATTCCGGCAAGCCTCCTGAAGCCTCGAGACGACTTGGCGCAAGGCCTGTTCCAAACAGGCGAGCGCAGCTACTTGGCGACTGGAAAGACATGAACGAAACCAATGCATTCTCTAAATCACCAAGAAGCAGCTCCAGGGGCCTGGAGACGATCTTTCAGGATGTCTCTGAAGGCATTCAACGACGAACGGAATCGTGGGGAGTCGCAAAAGCAGTTCGCGGCGCGGTGAACGAAGCTCGAAAGAACATGCAGTCGATTCAATCAGAGGGCTACCCTCGTATGAGATATGGTGATAGCTCCTCGTTTAGTGCTAGGAACAGCGCCTCCTGGTCACAGAAGCCAGAGACTGCCGAACTCCGCGAGCGAATTGATCATTTGGAGGAACGCAACCGAATACTTGCCAAGTCTCTCAGCCAATCCCTGAACGACCTACGCTCGcaaatgatgaatatgaatgTCGGAAAGGTCGACCCGCAAGCTACAGCTGCTATGAAGCGGACTCTGACAAGGGTACAGTCTGTGCAGACATGCCTTGAAGACCCATCAGCTTTTCTACAGTCGACCACTGACATGGAGGCGAAAGAACCAAGAAAGCAGAAAACTGAGCAATCCTCTACAGCTTTTGGTAGTACTGAACAGTCATCcagatcatcatcgtcgactAGTGACAGATCATCACGACCCGGCCCCAGGAAACCCGGAGGTCCAACATCAATGCCCCTACGCCAGTCACCACGCCCGTCATTGGCGAATTCTGAATTCTCATGGATGCTGGGAGGCCATGGTAACCGAAACCTATCGGGTTTTGTTAGCTCGGCTTCGGAGCCACCGGAGCAGGCACGACAGCAGAACCAAACGCTATTTGGTACCGACGAGGAGAAAACCAAACGGTCTCCTGCCGAGCCAGATGGGTTGGCGATGCGCAGTTTGAGCGGGCCGGAAAGTCTAGAATGA
- a CDS encoding uncharacterized protein (COG:S;~EggNog:ENOG410PP4A), whose product MSADLFAEFGINATSTQPSNTSRQHTTHARTSSLIPDLDTSEDAEFGDFTSPAPSAPSMSQQTRQPQYDDNVLFDATLETASNAESDDWGEFETAEPSSAQQQPTRPVHAPGRVQGQSKSSDLLSGDFDLLSIEDKKPPSKPQARKAVPKKSPLPQSKPSLKPPEPPEDDPFEDWGDFNDGPPAPSPVQPRKSGATPALNKQPPAQPERSASQAFNKIRQENVPISQVRPTNIPPPSVLLELFPQVLEQLRQEATQARNNSQQKEVLETAAAAIICTLKTAARVIAGRTHRWKRDAILSQSMRIGPARSGKTGGMKLSSINKNEDIKEQQESVDVITIWRDRAALFNSVVQTSGKRPVPVIPENVRAITASAEQGATKASHACALCGLKRDERLPKVDEGVEDSFGEWWTDHWGHTDCREFWQSNSRLLGQR is encoded by the coding sequence ATGTCTGCCGACTTATTCGCAGAATTCGGCATTAATGCAACATCTACTCAACCATCAAATACCTCGCGCCAGCATACAACTCATGCGCGCACAAGTTCTCTCATTCCCGATCTGGACACATCGGAAGATGCAGAATTTGGCGATTTCACGAGTCCGGCTCCGTCGGCACCTTCAATGAGCCAGCAAACAAGACAGCCTCAATACGACGACAATGTATTATTTGATGCGACGCTTGAGACAGCTTCGAATGCGGAATCTGATGACTGGGGGGAGTTCGAGACTGCGGAGCCATCATCggctcagcagcagccgaCGCGGCCTGTTCATGCGCCAGGTCGGGTTCAGGGCCAGTCTAAGAGCTCTGATCTTCTGTCTGGGGACTTTGATCTATTATCAATCGAGGATAAGAAGCCACCATCAAAACCTCAGGCAAGGAAAGCAGTGCCCAAGAAAAGCCCTCTGCCTCAAAGCAAACCCTCTTTAAAACCGCCTGAACCGCCTGAAGACGATCCTTTTGAAGATTGGGGAGATTTTAATGATGGGCCTCCAGCTCCAAGTCCAGTCCAGCCTCGCAAATCAGGAGCCACCCCGGCATTGAACAAACAGCCCCCGGCGCAACCAGAAAGGAGCGCTTCACAAGCTTTCAACAAGATCAGACAAGAAAATGTTCCCATAAGTCAAGTACGACCAACGAACATCCCTCCACCCTCTGTCCTACTGGAATTATTCCCTCAGGTGCTGGAACAACTACGACAAGAAGCGACACAAGCCAGAAATAACTCGCAACAGAAAGAAGTGCTcgaaacagcagcagcagcgattATATGTACCCTGAAAACAGCCGCACGAGTAATCGCCGGCCGCACTCACCGATGGAAGAGAGACGCCATCCTAAGCCAGAGCATGAGAATCGGTCCAGCACGCTCCGGGAAAACCGGTGGCATGAAGCTTAGTTCCATAAACAAGAACGAAGACATCAAAGAACAGCAAGAATCCGTTGATGTGATTACCATCTGGCGTGACCGGGCTGCGCTGTTCAACTCTGTGGTTCAGACCTCGGGAAAACGTCCAGTTCCTGTCATTCCGGAGAATGTTCGGGCCATTACTGCAAGCGCTGAGCAAGGAGCTACCAAGGCATCTCACGCTTGCGCACTCTGCGGGTTGAAACGTGATGAACGATTACCGAAGGTGGATGAGGGTGTTGAGGATAGCTTTGGGGAGTGGTGGACAGACCATTGGGGGCATACTGATTGCAGGGAATTCTGGCAGAGCAATTCGAGGTTACTTGGCCAGCGATAA
- a CDS encoding putative Yippee zinc-binding protein Moh1 (COG:S;~EggNog:ENOG410PPS5;~InterPro:IPR034751,IPR004910,IPR039058;~PFAM:PF03226): protein MGLAYNVYLNSNKIFGCKHCKTHLADYHDIVSRDFRGQHGKAFLFNNVVNITQSEAVERSMTTGRHVVRDIACRQCKETVGWKYDKAYESGQKYKEGKFILEEELLCVVC, encoded by the exons ATGGGCCTCGCATACAACGTATATCTCAACTCCAACAAGATCTTCGGTTGCAAGCACTGCAAAACCCATCTGGCCGACTATCACGACATCGTGAGCCGG GATTTTCGaggtcaacatggcaaagcCTTTCTATTCAACAACGTCGTCAACATTACACAGTCTGAAGCCGTGGAGCGGAGCATGACAACCGGAAGACATGTGGTTCGCGATATCGCGTGCCGGCAATGCAAGGAGACAGTAGGATGGAAGTACGACAAGGCATATGAGTCCGGGCAGAAGTATAAGGAGGGCAAGTTTATTTTAGAGGAGGAGCTCCTTTGCGTGGTGTGTTGA